The following DNA comes from Capsicum annuum cultivar UCD-10X-F1 chromosome 7, UCD10Xv1.1, whole genome shotgun sequence.
aagtatattttgtatattgatcaacaaaaatacaataatacaACTTCTTGTCAAGAGATAAGACTGGTGATGGACCCCATAAATCACTAAAGATTATTTGAAGTGGTTTAGAGCTGCACAACGATAATTGAGTAAAAAGGTGCCGATGAGCTTTATTAGATAAACAAGAATTACAATAAAAAGGTTTGTCTCGCTCATGAAATGGTAGCgagaatttatttaaaataaacctAAGAACTCTAAAATGAGGATGACCCAAACGTTGATGCCAAGTAGTAAGAGGAGTGGATGTGGCAGTCACGTAAGCTTGGGGATATGAAACAGGCCACTCATACAAGCCATTGTTGGTCCGACCGTGCACCAGTGGTTTCCGCGTTTTCAGATCCTTCACAACAAAATCAAAGGGAAAAAATTCAATGGACTTAGAATTATCTTGACAAAATTTTGAAACAGAGAGAAGCTTGCGTTTAATAGATTGGGCACAAAGAGTGTGAGTTAGCTTAAAAACATTATTTGATGCATTTAATTGAGTAGAACCAGTGTGAGAGATGGGAATTTTGTTACCGTCACCCATGGATACATCCCTGCTACCGTGGTATGGTTATAGGTTATGTGGCTCCGTTGTGATGTGATGGGTGGCTCCGGAGTCGACTATCCATGGATTGGTGGCAGCAGTAAATCCAGTAGCATAGTTGGCTTTGGCTTCTAGGTGATTATGAGACTTCGAACGACAGTCATTGGCGGTGTGGCCAATCCTATTGCATAGTTGGCATCGAGTAACAATGTTTTGATTGGAGTTTGACTGCCATTGCGGTTTGGTGTTAGGATGTGAATTCTGGGGCCACTGTGGAGTAGTGTTAGGACGTGAATTCTGGTGCCATTGTTGAGAATTATCATTCTGCCGACGATTGTTATGGTTATTGGTATTGGATTTGGTGGGAGTAGCTACCGCAACAGTTATAGGACTGGAAAGTTTCTTAACATCTTCGTGACGAAGGAAGAGTTCATAGTCAGGTAGCTTCTCAAACAATTCCTATATGAGACAGCCGTATCACATACACATATGGCAGCAGAGATTTCACGAAATTCAGGACCTAGACCACTGAGTATCTTGACGATGAGCTCAGGATTGGACACAGGAGAACCAGCAGTGGCTAAATCATCCGAAAGGGACCGAATAGTGTGAAGATATTAGGTGATGGAGCGAGATTCCTTAGTGATGCGAGCAAGTTGATCATGTAGGCTGAAGACGCGGGTTTGTGATCTGTTTGCATAAGTGGTATGCAGAGCATCCCAAGCCGATTTGGATGAGTTGGCTGCAACAACGGTTGGAGCAATTGTGAGTTCAACAGATGCCATGAGGGCATTCTGGATGAGTTTTTCCTGACGGAACCAAGTTAAAAAAGCAAGATTAGGAGATACGTTGTTACCAATAGTGAGGGTGCGAGTAGGGGAAGGAGTGCTCCCGTCGAGATAGCCAAATAGATTGTAACCATACATAAGCATGGAGAATTGAGCTTTCCAGGTGGCAAAGTTGTGTCCACCATTGAGTTTGATGGGTAATTGGGACGCAGGGTTGAATTGAATAATAATGTTAGCACCCGTTGTGTTATCAGCATTGACAACTCTGGGATTGTTGCCACTGTTGGTGGCCATTGCTGCTATCTGCGTGAGGAAGAGAGAAGGGAAAAAAAATAGGATCGTTCTCGTTAGAGAGTATAGAGCTTTGATATCATATAAATGCAGAGTAAATGCTAGATAAAATTGTTATTGAAGAACGCAGAAAGCGTTTTAAATAGAGTTAAAGGGAAATAAGAAGACTCCTAGACAAACACTACTAACTATTGAAGGCAGTATCCTAAACAAAGTAGGATTGCAGAAACAATAatatttactgaactaaacaatGAACTAATAACTGAACTAACTAAACAGGGGTTAATCATTTTGTGCCAATACTTATCATCGAGCAACTCCCCCTTGtcatacataatatttttatttggaatTTTGATTTCTATCCAAGTTATATTACGTTTGAAAGACGCGACAATAATTATACAGAAAGTAACATGATATTATATAACCGGGTGAAATGATTCTTATTGGACCATACTACATAATTTTGTTCGCAAAGGGCGTTCAACTACCTAACATAAGATGATTAATAAATATTACACCGAAGTAATTAATTCTCTAAGGGCAACTCATAAATAGTTCTCCCAACATCGAAGTTACATTGACATACTAACAATAAACTAGAGAATTTTCAAGAAACCAGCAAATTAAGATAGAATGCTTGGTTTCTCCGCTTCAGCTTCTTCCATTCCAGCCATCGTATCATATAGTGGCCTATTTAAAGTCTCTGGCAAGTACACTACTAGTAAGCCTCCAGCAATCCCACATACTGCAAACACAGCAAATGGTATCCCACCCCCTAAAACAACCACTAGGGGCGCCAAAATCGCCCCCATTTGTGACGCCTGCGTTGCACATCCCAACGCAGCATTCCTCACCACGGTTGGGAACAACTCCATCGAGTACACGAATAACAAATTGTAAGTCCCAGCCATGCCAAATATCCCTAAAACTCCGCATACCATCCGAACCACCTTCCACGTCCCATGACCCTTCATCAAGGCTCCGGCTAGGCAGAAAATCCCGCTGAACCACATTGTCCATATTGCTAACGGCTTTCTACCAAGTCGGTCCAACACTAGTGCTGTTATCAAATAGGCAGGCATCTCAGCGACCGCGTTAAGGGTAACGTTGAGGTAAAGGTTGGTTCCGAGGTTGACAGCATTCAGACTTAACCCGTAATAGACAACTGAACAAAAGAAGTTAATAGCCACTGCTAAGAACAACCGGAATCTCGTCAAAGGAAGCCTCAGTACATCTAGTAAGGATCCATTTGGCGCTTCCTTGGACTCGGATTGAGTATCAGGAGAGTCATCATCATTCACTTCATTATCGAGGGCAAGAACAACACCATCAGGGAGGTGCTTGCCATTGGATTTAGCGATTGTGCGCATGATCTTCATGGCTTCATCCACTTTCCCTCTCACCAGGCACCAACGAGGTGACTCGTGGAGGAAAGGAAGTACTAAGATAACAAGCATAACAGATGGAACTGATGAAGCAATGTAGAGAGATCGCCACGATTGGAAGAAATAAGCAATGGCCGATAGCATTGCTATACCGGCagagaaaaaatagaaagtgGACATTCCAGCTACGCCACGCCAGGACTGGCCAACGGGTTCAGTAGCAAGAACAAATGCACACAGGCCAGTCCCGCCCGTGCTGAAACCGGATAGAAGGCGGATTAAGGTATATGTCCAATAATCCGTAGAAAATGCGGTTAAACAACCAAAGACTGCATTCAAAATGCAAACTATAGTGAGAGAGCCTTTTCTTCCCAATTTGGAATCTGATAGATGTCCAAATACTCCAGCAcctgaaaagaaaagaaaaaaacaagttGTCAGTGTCACAAAATTTTCTCAACATTTCTAAGTTAGTCATATCAAGACTAACCAATCACtcatctatgttgctcggactctctaAAATATCGGTGAGTGCATATTAGAtacttcaaaagtagtgcattgtGAAGATATTGATACAGGCGCAACAATACTTATAGAGAGTTCAAGCAACATAGTAATCAATACATGAAGCTAGCTAGTAATCAAAAGTAGTGCATTAATTTGGAAGTGTCACAAAGTTTTCTAAAGCATTTCTAAGTTATTCATATCAAGTCAAACACCATCACTAATCTTATGTTGCTCAGAATCTTCGAAAATATTGACTGGGTTTGTATTGAATACTCCAAAAATAGTGCATTTGAAGATTCTGGCACTCGGCAATACTTTTGAAGAGTTCGAACAGCATAATTACCAATACAAAAGTGAGGAGATCTTGCTCAGTGTTtgcattaatttttcaaatttgtaGCAGTAAAATAGTAAACAAACCAAATTATGTTACCGATCTACACTTCTTTTAAAGAGAAGTAAATTTTAGTACAAGGATGAAACAGCTACCctaatttcaagtttatgagtGTGAAAAAGACATATATTACTCATTCTGTAtaaattgtttatatatattaagtgaactttaaacaaaaaaataaaagccTGAGCAATGTTATTGAGTTTTGTCGAACATGTATGACGAACGGTAAATCCGTCCCTGATTATGCTATCCGTTTAATTTTTACAGTTGTAATTTGATTAGCAAGAAACAAAGAGTCTTGGATTAAAAAGATAATCGTAGAACTAGCTAGTGTGTACATATGTACATAACTATATGAACGTATCATTAAGAGTAAAATGGGAGTTGTCGGTAGAGGGCgaattcaagatttaaattttgtggttttcttccattaaacaaaaatgaaataaaaatagtacTTAAAGGGATTTAAATCTACAACTAAGAGGCCAATGAAACCTTTACAAGTCCCTCTGCATTACTAAACCAACATCCTACTTTATTTATGGATTCTCAATATATATAGTTCTTACATATTTATCAGATTTCTCAATATAAATGCAAGATCCACATGCATGAAAGTTACTGAAACCCCCACCCAACCCCCTAAATTCGCTCTGCTTGTCACATGAATTCGTATTAGTCGAGTTTCAATGGGTATAAGACACCGggtggaagaaaaaaaaaactagtaagAGCACTATTTGGTGGTGCGTGCATCATACAACAATAAGCACGTGTCATTATGCATGTTAAAATATACAACGTGTCATAACAAGTGAGGGTAGATCTAAATAAAATTGACAGCAAGTCAAAAGAAGCCGCTTGTCGTCATCATAATTTTGATAAGGATTGCTCATGTcttggaataataataataataatagtgctatttaattattaattttttactgtACTAGTTGAAGATGAAGTGATTCTGACCAATAAAAATGACAAGACTAAgcttttctatattttattttgagtacTTGATAATTCAACCAAACTCCATCCACCTAACACCTCCAATCCTCCATGTTCCAGAGTTGTcgttttaaactttttaaaaaataatttagcagAATTTCGtatgtgtaattttttattatttaaaattaaataattttacttattacaaaaatttttaatgaagtataaaaaatttaaatttcatatttatttttaaattattcaaattttcttaaaatcatataattcttaaattaataaaaaatatataatttattataattatttaattaattttttaactcttaaatattagaaaaataatgaaaagataattttatttaaaatagagacttttaataaaggataaaaagttcaaacaatatttctaaggttcttcacacttttaatatagtataaatatagataaatggATTATAGTAATTACACTaacaatataatttatttataaattttgcaAATCATTTTCTTTCTTAACCTATGTGCTTATTTAAACCCCCCCTATAatctatataaattataaattaatccCCACGTCGATGGACAATGAATTATTTGatcttttttatataattcactTTTTATGGACTACCTCTAAAGATAATTAGATTAGAATTTATCTTGATTCATGTTGTTGCCATCCTGATTCATAATTTACAAGATAATTAAGCTCCGATCTTATATTATTTACATACACTTTTagatttgatttattattttccatTTCACATAATGAAAGACGGGAGATTCGGATCGAGGTAGCATATTCTTCAATATTAAATATCTATATTGGGGGTTAGTTGAAATTAAGAAAAAGGATAttctaaatctaaaaatatatacTACTGTATCCCATTAGTATTTTTCACTTGTCCTGTCAGTCCtgacatttctttttatttgccctcaaaatataaatcatataaaaaaaagtTAGATTGCATTAGATAAAGTCATGTGACCTAGTCAAATAATTGTACATTTCTGATTTACATTGTCCtctatcttcatcttctttttttttttttgtttctcataatttaaaataattgagCTTGACCTATGATTAACAATAGGTTATAAGCAGACAAAAATTTGGCAGCAATATTATTCATCCTAGTCAACTTTGTACATACAAACTGACAAAATAAACGACAAAGTTATCAGGATACGGATGCATTTGTGTGGtaaataaaaatagacatgcCAAAATGTTTTAGCAAAATAAATAAGTTATGTCTGTGGAAGGTGTAGAACATGTACTAGTTACAGCTCTATAATATGTGGTCACAAAAATAAGCATATATTGAGATGATGACTTTTAAGTAAAACTGTAAATATTTAGTCAGAATTTTAGTTTATTagaatcacaattttttttacataataaattatttgtatatatttaacatatatacaaattaaattttattaatctaTCATTACTTACATGCAATATACATTAACTTTAAAACTCTACTGAGAAGCATATTATATTGTCCACAAGTTCAATGGCATGTGCTTTTCCTTCCAGAAAATGAAGCTTAAATTAGTTTTAATCAAATAAGAATAGCTTAAAAAACTATAGTAAGTATTAAACAAATTGCCAAAAGACAATTTCAGGATTACTACAGCTCCATATACTACTGTCACTACTAAGAAAAAAAATGCACCATTCTGCActagaaaatattaaattagcTACTCAAATTTATCGGTAATCCCCAGTTAATCTACCACTAAATAGCTCTTAGTcatttaacttttttattaatCCTTAGCTAAATAGAATTAGCACAAGATTTTTACTGTTTAGCTATAAAATTTTATTCATCGCTAATTCCTTATTTTCTGATTAAACTCTGTGTTAATTTAACCTTCTTCATTAATTTATCAAACTAATCAAAAtccaaattttaattatttttcaactccTACCACCCACGAACAtgagtagagtgtacgcagtctgAACAACGACTTTAGAAGTGAGGTAGAGCGtctgttttcaatagaccctcgACTGAAGATAACCCACAGTCCAGAAAAAAGATGTAATCGagatacaaaagaaaataacacaataacatATCATAATGGAACAAtgctaccacaaaataatactacTAGAGATCTACCaaaaatttctaaatatttattaaCAACATACCTATCATGCAGCCAGCGAAAAATAAGGATTGAACAAGCCCAACTTTATATTTGTGTCCACAAATTAATCCAAATTCTGAAACGGTCGAACTTTTAACTCCACCGGTCCATTCCCATGAACCCGGTTCAAGTCCACATACAGTTTTTACGGTTGAATCACACCGGTTCGTTAAACAACGAAACTCCGGTTCACGGTCCGCAAAAATCATAACCATTGTATGTATACCTTCTAATGCCCAAGCTAAACTTGTTAATATGAAATGACTAAATTGCCACCACCCAAATTCACCACAATATTTTTCTAACATTTGATCCATTGTTACTTTTTTTGGTTTCGAATATCCATCCGCTGGTGCTCTCTGCACCAGCGGATGGATTAACGGTGACATAACGTCACCGTTAGGAGACATGGTAGATGAATTtgacatttttttgaattttttttttggttagggATTATTGAAGGGATTGGTGGCTATTTATATGCGTTGAGTTTTTCTCACTTTGTTTatgagaaggagaaagaggagcagccatctttttttatttatagtatCGTTGATTTTGGATTAGGATTAGGACAACTATGATTATGAAAATGTTTCGGACAGGGTTAGGTGTTAATTAAGGATGTTTTGtgaaaaagattttatttatttatttatttattggacAGTTCGATTATTTAGGCTGACATGCTattatatttactttttaatgggtttattaaaaataaaaattaatataaaatataatttactaaGATGTTattgaaaattgagaaatattaAAAAGAACTGCAAATTAAGGTTGTAAAAAGAACTTTTTTTTAATGGAAACAAGATTATTTCaataaaacaaaatttatttCAACACAGCTCACAACGTTGTAATTTGTTATTATCATTTAAATTGATTATATGTATTGTTTATTTCAAGATATGTTATTATTGGGTACAAAAATGCACAAATCATGTGACTTTGTATTATGACTCATTAAACTTTTGGCTTTAAAGGCTTGTTAGCCTAAAAGTTTGTTAATCCTTATCTAATTCTCCGTTGTGAGcgtcatgattttattttctttattttatattgctCATGCTATAAATTAAATTTCTAAGGATCTTATTATGCTGATTAAATATTATTGACATATTTATATTACACTTATGGGTGTGACTTTAGGGGTGTAACAAAGTGATTAAGAATAATAAGATTTTggattcaaattttagaagacggcaaaaaacaaaaaaaaaagaaatgtgttataaatgtatttacattataataaatgtctatcaagatctactttgatatctattaagaCTAGgagggttttgttcattgtattgacaatcttatGATTTCTCTCcagagaaataagaatcactctctcaatctctctactttctttttgtttttattattttataacacgttatcaacacaagactctgtcaaacaaggtgagattataaatctgaagaatttcaaggttagtaattctttatattatcttttttctgctactactaatataattattattggatttaaggaaaaaataattggtttggaaccatttatatattaaatttatttctcaagaacaatattatcaaaagggatgataatatgttgggttcaagttccatcaaaataatgggtgtttgatgaaaagtcatgaaattcgatcCATTGAATAtactccattccatgaagtggatgtagtagcaatattttataagtctgaaatatgacaacctacttcattcttgaggtatatgtggtagcagtgcataatatgtctgaaagaagacaagtgattgaatgcaggAATATACGCgtgaagggacaatatgataatgatcatcaaaagtgatgatattttcacacgctt
Coding sequences within:
- the LOC107878736 gene encoding organic cation/carnitine transporter 4, which gives rise to MSNSSTMSPNGDVMSPLIHPLVQRAPADGYSKPKKVTMDQMLEKYCGEFGWWQFSHFILTSLAWALEGIHTMVMIFADREPEFRCLTNRCDSTVKTVCGLEPGSWEWTGGVKSSTVSEFGLICGHKYKVGLVQSLFFAGCMIGAGVFGHLSDSKLGRKGSLTIVCILNAVFGCLTAFSTDYWTYTLIRLLSGFSTGGTGLCAFVLATEPVGQSWRGVAGMSTFYFFSAGIAMLSAIAYFFQSWRSLYIASSVPSVMLVILVLPFLHESPRWCLVRGKVDEAMKIMRTIAKSNGKHLPDGVVLALDNEVNDDDSPDTQSESKEAPNGSLLDVLRLPLTRFRLFLAVAINFFCSVVYYGLSLNAVNLGTNLYLNVTLNAVAEMPAYLITALVLDRLGRKPLAIWTMWFSGIFCLAGALMKGHGTWKVVRMVCGVLGIFGMAGTYNLLFVYSMELFPTVVRNAALGCATQASQMGAILAPLVVVLGGGIPFAVFAVCGIAGGLLVVYLPETLNRPLYDTMAGMEEAEAEKPSILS